The stretch of DNA TTTGTCTTGACTGAAGTATTAGGTTTTACAAAAGTAGGCACGTATCCATCACCTATTCAAGGAATGCCTGAGATTACGGTTTTCTCCACTGGGGAAGGTGGGCCTGCGTCAGAAGTGCATATTGAAGAACGTGCAGATTTGCCAATGGAGCGACCAGGTCGTGGGAGTGTTCATCATGTGGCATTCCGGGTAAAAACGTTTGAAGACTATGATAAATGGGAAGAGTTACTCCGTTCAAAAGGATTTATGACTTCTGGCAAAGTTGATCGCTACTACTTTAAATCAATTTATTTCCGTGAACCAAATGGAATATTGTATGAACTGGCAACTGATGAGCCAGGGTTTGCCACTGATGAGTCAATGGATACATTAGGTGAAACCCTTGCATTACCACCGTTTTTGGAATCACGTCGTGAACAAATTGAAGCCTCACTTCGCCCGCTTTCATTGAAAGAGTAAATTATGCTAAACTGAAAAAAAGGAGTGGTGGTAATGGAGTTCCAGTTTAAAGAATTAGGTCATGATGCATACGCATTTGTGCATGAAAAAGATGGTCAGGCCTTAGGGGAAATTACATGGACGTTGCTTGGGGATGTAATGGTGATGGATCATACATTTGTTTCTCCTGCACTTCGAGGGCAAGGGGTAGCTAAACAATTACTCGATCGTTCAGCAGAATATGCTCGGGAAAACGTATATAAAATGGAAGCCGTTTGTTCATATGTCGTGTCTGCTTTCAATCAATCTGATGAATATGAAGATCTTAAAGCATAAAAAAGGCAATCCGCTAATTCATTTAGTGGGTTGCCTTTTATATCGACTTCGTCATATTGTTTATCCCTCACATTTGAGTAAAAATAAATAAAAATCCAGTTAATACGGAAGACCCTACCATTGTGTACATGAAATCTGATTGACTGAAAATTAATTTCTTTTCCATCTTGCATCAACTCCTTCCATTATGGTATTACTGATTGTGTACCCGTGCATTCCACTTTTAAAACAGGTTTATTCATAATTTCTTAAGGGAATAAAGAATAATGAAACCATATTACCTGTGGTTCGTACATAATATAGTAAATAAAATTTAAGAGGTGAATGCTTTGAGCAGAGCGGGAGAAGTAACATTAGGTGTAATTGGTACTATATTAAACGTCATTTTATTAATTTTTGCGACACTTACAGTTGTGGGGGCATCCAATGCAAACCCCGATGAATTGAAACAAATGTTAGAAAAAGAAGTAATGTTATCCGATCCGTCCATGACAGCTGAAGACATTGCTGTATTTAATGATGTTGTTGATGTCGGTCTGAATGTAGTCAGCGTGGTAGGATGGGTAATTGTTGTAACTTTACTTATCAGCGTCATTTTAAGTATATTGGGCGTAGTGAAAGTGTCCAAAAACAAGAGTCCGAAAGCTGCAGGAATCTTATTCATCTTTGCAGGGTTATTGTCAGGTATTTTGTTATTAGCGCCAATTTTGTTCTACATTGCAGCAATTATGTGTTTCGTGCGTAAAACACCAGTAGAAGATTCTTACTACAACAATGAAGTGCAACATCAAAATTAACCACAACAACCATTATAAAAAAGTGGAAAGCGCTAATCTAGTCTACATCTAGCGCTATCCATATACGGCTTTTACATGTAGTTTTAAGTTAATAGCTTAACTAGATAAGAAAACGCCTGTTAACATTTAACTGTTAACAGGCGTTTTTAAATTATAAACATATTTAGCTGTCGATAAAGGGTGTCCTTCAAAAAACTCATCGAACTCTTCGACACATGTAAAATTACTACGTTCATAGAATGTACGACCTTTTTGATTTTCGCTTTCAACGTAAACAAATAATTGTTGAGCATCTTGAATGTGTTGAAGTCCTTCATTTAATAACTGCTTCCCATATCCTAAATGCTGATGCGAAGGCAATAAATAAATGGCTGTCAGTTCGGCATCTCCATCTTCATCTACGCGCGTGAAATTGGCAAACCCAATAATTTCGTCATCATGAATAGCGACATACACAGATGTTTTTTCTAAACGTTTCATCATCATGGCATTTGAATAAGCCCGTTCAATAAATAAATCTTGAATTTCAGCTGGAATAATACCTTCATAAGTATCATGCCAACTAATCTTAGCGATTTGCTGTACCGCAGCAATATCGTCTTGTTTCATCGCTCGTATCAAATCGTCTCACCTCAAAATTCTTTCAACTATCATACCAAAGATTTCACTTGTATGCCATAGCTGTGAAATAATATCCTCAAGGGGAGTGGAAAATATGTGGACAATCAAATCATTTCAAGAGTTATCAACATACGAACTTTATACATACTTACAATTGCGAGTGGATGTCTTTGTAGTAGAACAATCATGTCCCTATCCCGAGATAGATGGATGCGATATGGATTCATACCATCTCGCTTATATTGAAAATGGTGAATTGCTTTCATATGCACGCATTTTACCTGCCGGGATAAAATATAACCGTATTTCAATTGGAAGAGTGATTGTGAACAAAAAAGCACGGGGGAGAGGGCTGGCAAAGCAATTAATGGAACAGGCAATATCTTTTAGCAGTGAAAAATGGCCAAACGGTGATATTCAATTGCAAGCTCAAACGCAGCTGAAACATTTTTATGGAACTTTTGGCTTTGAGGAAATTTCGGAAGAGTATAACGAAGATGGAATTCCACATGTCGATATGCTATTGCACAAGTTTTGATAAGTTCATCATTTTGCCATCATTATGAAGTGTTGAACATGAAAATAAGGGGTATCTAATAGTTATAAAAAGAAATTAGATTTTTTGGAGGATTGGTGACAATGGGAAAAGGAAATAATCGTTCATTACTGTTAGCCGGACTGGCAGCAGGAGCATATGCTTACTTTAGTAAACCTGAAAATCGTGAAAAAGCACTAGTAGCTTTCAATAATACGAAAACAAAATTCAATGCCTATATGGAATCACAAAAAGTGAATAAAACAGAATTGACGAAGGCAGGTCATTCAGAACCTCATGATATTGACGACAATAAAATGGTAGGCGAAAGTGCCATGACAAGTGTTCATTATTACAACGAGTCAGTCCAGGATAAAAACAAACAATCGGATTCAAATGATACAGATCCAATTGAAAAGAAATTGGATACGGAAAATGAATAAAAAAGAAGGCTACGCTACGAGCGAGCGTACCCTTCTTTTTTTTTGAAAGTGATTAAGGTCAAAAGTATCACCGTTAAACATACTAAAGAACTATTCGCGTGATTACATTTAGAATCCGAGGGATCTTCGGAAATAACTAGCATATCGCTGACTGACAGGAATTCTGGTTCCATCAGTCATCTCAAGTAAAAAAGTCGAATGGGAATCAGGTTGAATTTCTTTAATGAATGCGATATTGACTATGTATGAACGGTGACATCTGATAAAGGTTTCCGAAGAAAGAAACAATTCCAATTCACTTAAATTAAAACGGTGATAACCTTCCTTACTTTCGGTTTTCACAAACGTTTTTCTTAGCTGGGTTTCCAGGAAAAGGACATGTTCATGTTTAACAGGATACCAATTTTCATCCGTTTTTATCGTCATATATTGACTTAAAAATGGAGAAGGTTGATGGGGAAGTATTGCAGTTACTGCACCTTTGGTTTTACCCTCTTCGATAATGGGGATACTCATTCCATAATAAGATACACCAAAAAGATCAGGATCTATAAACTCGTTCACTTTTTGACCATATAAAAGAGCTTTATGTGTTGCCGTTCCTTCTTTTATCGGATCACCAGGAAGTATTTTTAAATCAATTCTTTTACTCGGTTGATAATACACATACTCGTTGGTATTTGATATCGCAATGGATGCTTGCTCAGGAAAAAATTCCTGTATGACTTTCATGATTTCATTTATTGATTTTGTGTCCAATTAATGCACCTCATTTTTAAACGAAATTCTCTTTTTCACACTATTTTACCATATAAAACACTTAGGGTCAGAGGAGGTATTTTCCTTGAAAAAAGCATTGTTCCTTCATCAGGTAAAGAATTAGCAGAAACCTATTAATATTTGTATTATATCTGCAAAAATCCTAATATATTAAATGTCTCTTGTTTCATTTGATGGAGCATGTCGTACAGATGTGATAAAATACCTAATATTACAGAAAATTTACAAAAAATAAAAAAGTAATAAAACTATATTCATAGATGACAATTAATTATATAGTTAACTAATATGGTGAAATACGGGTGGTGAGTTTTTATGCAGTTAAATCAATCAACAGGCAGTGAAACAATAGCTAAAAAATATATGAGTGAAATTGAAATATCCTCTCAGTTTGAAGGAATAGATGATTTCTTTGAATTGGAAGCTAAGCTTTTGTATGAAATTCACCATTTGGAAACGGAACAAGCAAAGAAAACCTTGCATCTAATTATCGATCTAATATCTCTGAGAGCAGGTAAGCAGACGATTCGTGGAGTTAAAAATTACTTCAATGTGCTGTCATCCATTATGGCGAGGAAATTATATGAAAACCAAGTGCCTTCAAAAAAGGCTTTTGCTTTTAATGCAGCCTGTATCGAAATGATTGATTTTCATATGAGTGACGCGGCATTCCTTCAATTTGCAGATGATTTAATCGATTTTTTTGTGTCCGTAATTTCAGAAAGAAAACAACCTACCTTCAGTCATCAAACCGTAAATAAAGTAATTTTGTTTATTAACGAGGAAGTAGAATCCGAATTGACAGTAGAAGATATTGCAAAGCATTTCCAAGTCAGCACGAGCCACCTATCACGAATTTTCCGGGAACATGTTGGGATTACGCTGGTAGAATATTTAAATGTCAGACGTGTGGAAGAATCACAATACTATTTGCGCCATACAAACAAAAGTATTTCAGCGATTTCAAGACAATATCATTTCTGCAATCAGAGCTATTTCACCCGAATATTTAAGAAATATACAGAGGTTACTCCTAAACAATTTCGTGACCAAAAAGAACATGAATATTTTAGGTTTACATTACCAACAACAGTTTAAAGAGTCGTCCATACGACTCTTTTTTCTCTGGATTTGAAATTTGGTAGTCATATAAGGTATACTTTTCTATAGTTTAAAAGATGAAGGTGAACCTAGTGAAGAAAAAAATCGGATTACTGTCAATGCTTGTGATGGCTGCCGTAGTTTTAAGTGGTTGTTCGGGTGTTGAAAATAAGGAAGGGTTTTTCTATGACTTTTTAGTATACCCTTTTGAATATTCGCTTAACTTTTTTGGTGATTTGTTTAACGGAAGTTTCGGCTTAGCTATTATTGCGATTACTGTATTGATTCGACTTATATTAATGCCTTTAATGTTGCGTAACTATAAAAATCAACAAGGCATGAAAGTCAAAATGGATGCAATGAAGCCAGAAATGGATGAAATCCAAAAGAAAATTAAAGCATCGAAAGACAAAGAAGAGCAAATGAAGTTACAGCAAGAGATGATGGGACTTTACCGTAAACATAATGTAAATCCATTAAATATGGGTTGCTTGCCTATGTTGATACAAATGCCAATCATTATGGGACTTTATTTTGCGATTTTGCATTCTCCAGAAGTAAAGGATCATCAATTCTTATGGTATAGTTTGGGATCACCTGATATTATCATGACGTTGATTGCAGGTGCTGTTTACTTCTTACAAGCAAAAGTGTCATTATGGACCGTTCCTGAACAACAAAAGCAGCAAATGAAGATGTTTGTGTATATCTCACCAATCATGATTATGTTCGTGTCATTTACATCGATGGCAGCTCTACCACTTTACTGGACAGTTGGTGGTTTACTGTTAATATTCCAAACCTATTTAGGACGCAAGTTTTACTCGAATCATCCTGAAAAAGCATTAGAAGAATAACATGAAAAAGTCGGTGGCACATTGCCCCGACTTTTTTTCTAGGAGAGAGCATGATGAAGACTAATTGGTTAATCGGTTTACTCATGACCGTTTTAAGTATATTGGCCATTGTATTTATTATTAAAGGGAACATTAACATGGCTGTTTTGTTCATGACCGCGATATTCGCCATAACGAATGGTTATCGTGCGATGAAGTTAAAAGAAAGTGGATTTGGCAAAGAGGCTAAGTGGATGAAATCGGTAGCCATATTGTTTGTAATTGCGTTTTTCGTAACACTTTTAATGATGTTTCTTTAAAAGTGTATAAACTATAAATTTTAAGCCATCATGCTAATGAGAGACTATATTCATGCATGGAGGTTTTTAGATGAAAAAATGGATGATAGTATGTGTTGCCATACTCATATCAGGATGCATTCCCCAAAATGATTCAATTCCAGTAAGTGGTGTGATTGAACATTCTCTTGCAACCACTATTGTAGATGCCACTGGTAAAGGAATAGGTTCAGCAGAGTTAACCGAAACAGAATCGGGGGTTAGAATTCATCTAATGCTGAAAGGACTAACACCAGGAGTCAAAGCAGTTCATTTCCATGAAGTAGGAAAGTGTGAATATCCGAAGTTTACAACTTCAGGAAGTCATGTGAATCCTGCAAAAAAACAACATGGTTTTGAGAATCCCAAAGGGTTTCATGCCGGAGACCTTCCTAATTTGACCGTGAACGAAAATGGCGAAGTAGATTTAGAAATTACTTCTCCGCATGTGACACTAGAAAAAGGAAAATCAAATTCATTACTTGATGATGATGGAAGTGCATTAGTGATTCATGAAAAAGCAGATGATTATGTGACGGATCCTTCAGGGAACTCGGGAGATCGAATTGCTTGTGGAGTACTCAAATAAAAAACGTTCGTAACCTTTAACGGTTGCGAACGTTTTTCTGTTTATTGTCTCTGTTTTTGTCTCGGGTTCTATCTTCTTTACGGTTTTCTAAGAGTTCATCTAATTGATGCATTAATAGTAGCACGTCGAACTTTGAGATTCGTGACATATAGACACACTCCTGTCTCGATTTTGTTACTATATGATTCGTATTGCAAGATAGTTTTCTGTCCGTCTAATGAAAAAAGTTGTTAATATGAGAACTTTTTTCTTGTAAGCAGTACGATTACGATGGATGGAATGGAACATAACGTCATGCCCAAGAAAGCGGCCCCTGGATGAATTTCATATAAATATCCGCCTGCCAACGTCAATATAGCAGTACTTAAACTAAAGGCAAATGCGGCATACATTCCTTGAGCCGCAGGGATGTCACTGGGAGATAGACTCCTTGAAATATACTGGATAAAGGCATAATGCGCCACACCAAAAGAAGCAGCGTGAAGCAACTGAGAGATGTTAAATACCCAAACGTTGGGGAAAAGATAGATCAAGACCCAACGAATAGTGGATCCGATGCCAGCAATCAAAAACATGGTAGACACTTTGGTGTTGGCGAAGAGTTTGTCTGCTCTAGTGAAAAATAAAATTTCCAAAAGAACCGCAACATTTAAAACTAACCCAATATATAAACTGTTCACGCCAAGATCTTGTAAGTAGATATAACCAAAGTTGTAATAGGAAGCATGGGCTCCTTGGAGTAATATAGCAAGAATCAACACGGTTACAAAAGGTTTGGAAGAAAGTAAACGTTTGAAATTGGATTTTCTGTTTTCTCCATCAATAGACTTGTGTTTCACGGTAAGAGAAACAGGAGCTGGACGCGTATGCGAAACCCACATAAAAGCAAGTCCAGCCAACATAACCCATAGAATAGCCTGTTCCGACCATATAGCCACAACCGCTCCGATGAGTAAGAGACCTACCGTATAGCCAATTGAACCAAAGGAACGACTTTTTCCGTAATGTATTTGTTCATTTTGAATTAAAACTGATGCGCTACTTTCCATCGCAGGAAGCAAATTTGGATAAACGAAATTAAAAGCAATAGTGATAAGTAGTAATGACACGAATGTGTTGGCGGGAATATACAATGCCATGACCAACAATGACAAAAATGCCGTCCACATCATCACTACACGAAGAGAGAAGATTTTCGTAGCTGCAGGAAATAACACAAATGTAGATATGGCACGCGCCAGCATTCCTGCCCCCATAATAAGACTTGCATGAGAAACGGAAAGCCCTTTTTCAGTTGTTAACCAGCCTGTCCAAAAGGGGAGGAATACGCCCCATGTAAAGAAGAAGGCGAAGAAATTAGTAGATAACCATTTTTGCGAATTTATCATAAATGAAACCTCTTATCTATTTCAATAGTCTAATGTATTATAGCGAAAAAATATTGATGGGTGTCATCTATAAACAATTTAATGGTAAAATAAATATAAGTAAAATGAAAGAAGGCTTCTCATGCAATCTCCAAAATACCGATTTAATAAAAAAGATAAAAAGAATTGGCCAATTGTCCTCGCTGTTATTCTAGGTTCCCTTGTATTACTTGCACCTGTGGTTTGGATGGGATTACACAACTGGAGTCTGGATGAAAGTATAACTGCTATGAATTTTCAAAAAACAGATGAACCTGAACCATCACATAGTACGGACAAACCGGTGGATGAAGTAAATGAAGATCCAAATCAAACTCAAAAGCCGGAACAGCCTAAAGAAACTGTCCCTCCAAAGAAACCGGAAAAGACTGAAACACCAGTCGAGCCGAAAGAAAGTCCATCACCACCAGTTGAAAAAC from Paenisporosarcina sp. FSL H8-0542 encodes:
- the yidC gene encoding membrane protein insertase YidC, which codes for MKKKIGLLSMLVMAAVVLSGCSGVENKEGFFYDFLVYPFEYSLNFFGDLFNGSFGLAIIAITVLIRLILMPLMLRNYKNQQGMKVKMDAMKPEMDEIQKKIKASKDKEEQMKLQQEMMGLYRKHNVNPLNMGCLPMLIQMPIIMGLYFAILHSPEVKDHQFLWYSLGSPDIIMTLIAGAVYFLQAKVSLWTVPEQQKQQMKMFVYISPIMIMFVSFTSMAALPLYWTVGGLLLIFQTYLGRKFYSNHPEKALEE
- a CDS encoding GNAT family N-acetyltransferase, whose translation is MWTIKSFQELSTYELYTYLQLRVDVFVVEQSCPYPEIDGCDMDSYHLAYIENGELLSYARILPAGIKYNRISIGRVIVNKKARGRGLAKQLMEQAISFSSEKWPNGDIQLQAQTQLKHFYGTFGFEEISEEYNEDGIPHVDMLLHKF
- a CDS encoding LytTR family DNA-binding domain-containing protein, with the protein product MDTKSINEIMKVIQEFFPEQASIAISNTNEYVYYQPSKRIDLKILPGDPIKEGTATHKALLYGQKVNEFIDPDLFGVSYYGMSIPIIEEGKTKGAVTAILPHQPSPFLSQYMTIKTDENWYPVKHEHVLFLETQLRKTFVKTESKEGYHRFNLSELELFLSSETFIRCHRSYIVNIAFIKEIQPDSHSTFLLEMTDGTRIPVSQRYASYFRRSLGF
- a CDS encoding DUF4064 domain-containing protein; this translates as MSRAGEVTLGVIGTILNVILLIFATLTVVGASNANPDELKQMLEKEVMLSDPSMTAEDIAVFNDVVDVGLNVVSVVGWVIVVTLLISVILSILGVVKVSKNKSPKAAGILFIFAGLLSGILLLAPILFYIAAIMCFVRKTPVEDSYYNNEVQHQN
- a CDS encoding helix-turn-helix transcriptional regulator, producing MQLNQSTGSETIAKKYMSEIEISSQFEGIDDFFELEAKLLYEIHHLETEQAKKTLHLIIDLISLRAGKQTIRGVKNYFNVLSSIMARKLYENQVPSKKAFAFNAACIEMIDFHMSDAAFLQFADDLIDFFVSVISERKQPTFSHQTVNKVILFINEEVESELTVEDIAKHFQVSTSHLSRIFREHVGITLVEYLNVRRVEESQYYLRHTNKSISAISRQYHFCNQSYFTRIFKKYTEVTPKQFRDQKEHEYFRFTLPTTV
- a CDS encoding 3-phenylpropionate MFS transporter, which encodes MINSQKWLSTNFFAFFFTWGVFLPFWTGWLTTEKGLSVSHASLIMGAGMLARAISTFVLFPAATKIFSLRVVMMWTAFLSLLVMALYIPANTFVSLLLITIAFNFVYPNLLPAMESSASVLIQNEQIHYGKSRSFGSIGYTVGLLLIGAVVAIWSEQAILWVMLAGLAFMWVSHTRPAPVSLTVKHKSIDGENRKSNFKRLLSSKPFVTVLILAILLQGAHASYYNFGYIYLQDLGVNSLYIGLVLNVAVLLEILFFTRADKLFANTKVSTMFLIAGIGSTIRWVLIYLFPNVWVFNISQLLHAASFGVAHYAFIQYISRSLSPSDIPAAQGMYAAFAFSLSTAILTLAGGYLYEIHPGAAFLGMTLCSIPSIVIVLLTRKKFSY
- a CDS encoding GNAT family N-acetyltransferase codes for the protein MKQDDIAAVQQIAKISWHDTYEGIIPAEIQDLFIERAYSNAMMMKRLEKTSVYVAIHDDEIIGFANFTRVDEDGDAELTAIYLLPSHQHLGYGKQLLNEGLQHIQDAQQLFVYVESENQKGRTFYERSNFTCVEEFDEFFEGHPLSTAKYVYNLKTPVNS
- a CDS encoding GNAT family N-acetyltransferase, with product MEFQFKELGHDAYAFVHEKDGQALGEITWTLLGDVMVMDHTFVSPALRGQGVAKQLLDRSAEYARENVYKMEAVCSYVVSAFNQSDEYEDLKA
- a CDS encoding superoxide dismutase family protein, producing MKKWMIVCVAILISGCIPQNDSIPVSGVIEHSLATTIVDATGKGIGSAELTETESGVRIHLMLKGLTPGVKAVHFHEVGKCEYPKFTTSGSHVNPAKKQHGFENPKGFHAGDLPNLTVNENGEVDLEITSPHVTLEKGKSNSLLDDDGSALVIHEKADDYVTDPSGNSGDRIACGVLK